The sequence CCGGCGCATCGCCAAGGCCAAGCGGTCCGCGCCCGAGGACGTCACCGTCGTCATCCTCGACCGGCCCCGGCACGAGGGCCTGATCAAGGAGGTCCGGGAGGCCGGCGCGCGCATCAAGCTGATCTCCGACGGCGATGTCGCCGGCTCGGTGTACGCGCTGCGCGAGGGCACCGGTGTCGACCTGCTGCTCGGCATCGGCGGCACGCCCGAGGGCATCATCTCGGCCTGCGCCGTGAAGTGCCTGGGCGGCACCATTCAGGGCAAGCTGTGGCCCAAGGACGACCAGGAGCGGCAGCGGGCCATCGACGCCGGGCACGATCTGGACCGGGTGCTCACCACCGACGACCTGGTCTCGGGTGAGAACGTGTTCTTCGTCGCCACCGGGATCACCGACGGCGAGTTGCTGCGGGGTGTTCAGTACCGCTCGGAGACCGCGCTGACCGAGTCGATCGTGATGCGGTCGAAGTCGGGGACGGTGCGGAGGATCTACTCCGAGCACCGGCTGAGCAAGCTGCGGGCCTACAGCGCGATCGACTTCGACAGGGCCAAGTAGGCCTGTCGCCGGGTGCGCCTGCCCAAGGCGAGTGCGCCGGTTCAGGGCGGGTGCGCCGTCCAAGGCGGGTGCGCCTGTTCAGAAGGGGTGCGGGTCATCGTGCGCGTGCGGGTCCGTGTGGCTTGTCACGCTGTCCCCGCGCCCCTTCAGGCCGGCAGGCGCCCCGGTGCGGACAGGGCGCCCGTTCCGACGCGCCTAACCCGCCATCCTGTTCGCAGCCGCCGCCCGCGCCGCCTTCTTCAGCTCCATCTCCCTGCGGCGGCGCCTGGCGAGGACCACACGGCGCTCCGCCGCCGTGAGGCCGCCCCAGACGCCGTAGGGCTCGGGCTGCAGGAGGGCGTGCTCGCGGCACTCGACCATCACCGGACAGCGTGCACAGACACGCTTGGCCGCCTCCTCACGCGACAGCCGGGCGGCGGTCGGCTCCTTGGACGGCGCGAAGAACAGGCCGGCCTCGTCGCGCCGGCACACCGCCTCGGTGTGCCAGGGTGCGTCTTGATCCCTGTCCCGCGCTGGCGTCCGCTGGGCCGGAA comes from Streptomyces sp. FXJ1.172 and encodes:
- the glpX gene encoding class II fructose-bisphosphatase yields the protein MTENHHLPSELDVPSEAPDRNLALELVRVTEAAAMAAGRWVGRGDKNGADGAAVRAMRTLVSTVSMNGVVVIGEGEKDEAPMLFNGEHVGDGTGPEVDIAVDPIDGTTLTAKGMPNAIAVLAAAERGAMFDPSAVFYMDKLVTGPEAADFVDINAPVAVNIRRIAKAKRSAPEDVTVVILDRPRHEGLIKEVREAGARIKLISDGDVAGSVYALREGTGVDLLLGIGGTPEGIISACAVKCLGGTIQGKLWPKDDQERQRAIDAGHDLDRVLTTDDLVSGENVFFVATGITDGELLRGVQYRSETALTESIVMRSKSGTVRRIYSEHRLSKLRAYSAIDFDRAK
- a CDS encoding WhiB family transcriptional regulator, giving the protein MLQPPHSSLQVAAVPAQRTPARDRDQDAPWHTEAVCRRDEAGLFFAPSKEPTAARLSREEAAKRVCARCPVMVECREHALLQPEPYGVWGGLTAAERRVVLARRRRREMELKKAARAAAANRMAG